A single Saccharolobus shibatae B12 DNA region contains:
- a CDS encoding glycerate 2-kinase produces MDIVEKILEYSNPYNVLQEKVKIKDNSLLFNNENIPFNKPILISVGKASLPMARFFSERIELKAKLIVTPKGTKGKENNVIEAGHPLPDENSIEAGKKMIELLTTEDYDLVIFAISGGASALVEYSEISLDELRMINKILVTSGIGINKINIVRKHLSKIKGGKILEYIKDKIPVVSFIVSDVPGNDISSIGSGLTSIDTSTNENALEILKDIGLERYSKYLTETPKSVSRIVKNYIILDNMEVLKKVANILDNSFILTSEIRGEARDVGAIIASIYNSSENYNVPLRRPYYLLLGGEPEVTIQGKAGKGGRNGEVCLSFLKYAKKGNRFELLGLATDGVDGNSEYAGCKVTSDMKIAEDDIDTALETHNSYGLLENYGGTIKTGYTHTNVNNIYVLRAP; encoded by the coding sequence ATGGATATTGTTGAAAAGATTTTAGAGTATTCAAATCCCTATAATGTTTTGCAAGAGAAAGTTAAAATAAAGGATAATTCGCTTTTATTTAACAACGAAAATATCCCATTTAACAAACCTATACTGATTTCAGTAGGGAAGGCCTCTTTGCCCATGGCGCGATTCTTTAGCGAGAGGATTGAATTAAAGGCTAAATTAATAGTAACACCGAAGGGTACTAAAGGTAAAGAGAATAACGTTATAGAAGCTGGTCATCCCTTGCCAGATGAGAACAGTATAGAGGCTGGGAAAAAGATGATAGAGCTATTAACTACTGAGGACTACGATTTAGTTATATTTGCAATTTCTGGGGGTGCGTCAGCATTAGTTGAATATTCTGAAATATCCTTAGATGAGCTGAGAATGATTAATAAGATTCTTGTTACCTCTGGAATAGGAATTAATAAAATAAATATAGTAAGGAAGCATTTATCTAAGATAAAAGGGGGTAAGATACTAGAATATATAAAAGATAAAATCCCTGTAGTGTCATTTATTGTTAGTGATGTTCCAGGTAATGACATAAGTAGTATTGGAAGTGGTCTTACTAGTATTGATACCTCTACTAACGAGAATGCATTAGAAATTTTAAAAGATATAGGATTAGAAAGATACTCCAAGTATCTGACTGAGACCCCTAAGAGTGTCTCTAGAATCGTGAAAAATTACATAATTCTAGATAACATGGAGGTACTTAAGAAGGTCGCAAACATTCTGGACAACTCTTTCATTCTCACTTCTGAAATCAGAGGAGAGGCAAGAGATGTGGGAGCTATTATTGCTTCAATTTATAATTCGTCAGAGAACTATAATGTACCTTTAAGGAGACCTTACTATTTATTACTTGGTGGGGAGCCAGAAGTTACAATTCAAGGAAAGGCAGGGAAGGGTGGAAGAAATGGAGAGGTCTGCCTATCCTTCCTCAAATACGCTAAAAAAGGAAATAGATTTGAACTATTAGGTTTAGCTACTGATGGAGTTGACGGTAACTCAGAATATGCTGGTTGTAAAGTCACTTCTGACATGAAAATAGCAGAGGATGATATAGATACTGCATTAGAGACTCACAATAGTTATGGCTTGCTAGAAAATTATGGAGGGACTATAAAAACTGGCTATACTCACACTAACGTGAATAATATTTATGTGTTAAGGGCTCCTTGA
- a CDS encoding CBS domain-containing protein, translating to MSVQISGSEIISLDPNAYVTDALYFMRRNNVRRLVVSNSSNIIGIFTIENAIRQILENRLEVRLNELKLKRPIFIENNDVKSIVRTMINENSDFVIYGGKYIITEKDVVRSFNWSSVKENIESISKDAIVVQPFTKILTCIEIMLKNNIRHLPVVNGIALGIISARDIAYSYDSITGNTIVEKIMNVNLVTADDNNEVNEAVNLMMERNVGSLIIKTSVKNKVKILTNRDLIKLIFNYIL from the coding sequence ATGTCAGTTCAGATTAGTGGATCAGAGATTATATCGCTAGATCCTAATGCGTATGTAACAGACGCTTTATACTTCATGAGAAGAAATAATGTGAGAAGATTAGTAGTGAGTAATTCCAGCAATATAATAGGTATTTTTACGATTGAGAATGCAATTAGACAAATTTTAGAAAACAGATTAGAAGTTAGACTAAATGAATTAAAGTTAAAAAGACCGATATTTATCGAGAATAATGATGTTAAAAGTATAGTGAGAACAATGATTAACGAGAACTCGGATTTTGTAATATATGGGGGGAAATATATTATAACCGAGAAGGATGTTGTAAGGTCTTTCAACTGGAGTTCGGTAAAGGAAAATATAGAAAGTATTAGTAAAGACGCAATTGTAGTTCAACCCTTCACGAAGATCTTGACTTGTATAGAAATTATGCTTAAAAACAATATTAGGCACTTGCCAGTAGTTAATGGGATTGCACTAGGCATAATAAGCGCGAGGGATATAGCCTATTCTTATGACTCAATAACTGGAAATACGATAGTTGAAAAAATTATGAATGTAAATCTAGTTACTGCAGATGATAATAATGAGGTAAATGAAGCAGTTAATTTAATGATGGAGAGAAATGTTGGCAGTCTAATAATTAAAACTAGTGTTAAGAACAAGGTTAAAATTCTTACTAACAGAGATTTAATAAAGTTGATATTTAATTATATATTGTGA
- a CDS encoding NADH-quinone oxidoreductase subunit B, producing the protein MTEQTILVGNLNEVAKKAAQWLINRKPIKSIIDWGISFSLWPPHFTTSCCGTEFGAFAAARFDAERYGMLPFSSARQSNILILEGTLSRKMGRAARIVYDQMPEPKFVIALGACILEGGIFWNSYNTVLPSDLGIPVDLYVPGCPIRPEAVARAVLMLQKKIRTQGALNT; encoded by the coding sequence ATGACAGAACAGACTATTTTAGTTGGTAACTTAAATGAAGTAGCCAAAAAGGCAGCTCAATGGTTAATTAATAGGAAACCAATAAAATCAATAATCGATTGGGGTATTTCATTTTCTCTCTGGCCACCTCACTTTACTACATCTTGCTGTGGTACAGAATTTGGAGCTTTTGCAGCCGCAAGATTTGATGCAGAAAGGTATGGAATGCTGCCGTTCTCCTCAGCTAGACAATCGAATATACTTATACTAGAAGGTACACTAAGCAGAAAAATGGGTAGAGCAGCGAGAATTGTATATGACCAGATGCCAGAACCGAAGTTCGTTATCGCCCTTGGAGCTTGTATACTCGAAGGAGGAATCTTCTGGAATTCTTATAATACCGTACTTCCCTCAGACCTTGGAATTCCAGTTGATTTATACGTTCCTGGATGTCCAATAAGGCCAGAAGCTGTTGCTAGGGCAGTATTAATGTTACAAAAGAAGATAAGAACTCAAGGAGCCCTTAACACATAA
- the mobB gene encoding molybdopterin-guanine dinucleotide biosynthesis protein B has translation MACIFHIVGKKDTGKTSIIENILREIKKDNFKVAVVKHSHHKLDLAGKDTHRYRNSGSDLILFQEGEEESVLFMPTVSSLTLITLLPVDIILIEGFSNVDIGKKYVINSVNEIEAVSKQLINDIKRECQKTIGALRLDDVKVEVTSDNALLLTLYNLMKVLGVKNVSSD, from the coding sequence ATGGCGTGCATATTTCATATTGTAGGTAAAAAAGATACTGGAAAGACAAGCATTATAGAGAATATCTTAAGGGAGATTAAGAAGGATAATTTTAAGGTAGCAGTGGTTAAACATTCTCATCATAAATTGGACTTAGCTGGAAAGGATACTCATAGATATAGAAACTCTGGATCTGATTTAATTCTATTTCAAGAAGGTGAAGAAGAGTCAGTTCTTTTTATGCCTACCGTATCTTCCCTTACCTTAATTACCCTTCTCCCAGTAGATATTATCCTTATTGAGGGTTTTTCGAATGTAGATATAGGTAAGAAATACGTTATTAATAGTGTAAATGAGATTGAAGCTGTAAGCAAACAACTCATAAACGATATAAAAAGGGAGTGTCAAAAGACGATTGGAGCTTTAAGATTAGATGACGTGAAAGTAGAAGTGACATCAGATAACGCTTTATTGCTAACTCTTTATAATTTGATGAAAGTATTAGGAGTTAAAAATGTCAGTTCAGATTAG
- a CDS encoding metal-dependent transcriptional regulator, with translation MVELSEPLENYLKEMYEIEEIKGSAKVSELISIFNISPGTISKALNKLEKLGLIERTSDRKIKLTEEGKRIAERLIRSHRLSERLLTDIIGLDWIRAHELAHRLEHIWPDDILEKIDKLLGYPATCPHGHPIGNRKKVNGKKLSEINITGKYKVVMIVREEEWVLREATRLGLKPGTVLEVIENNGTDIKIKVGERIEEVSKVLGDQVLVVG, from the coding sequence ATGGTTGAACTTTCAGAACCCTTAGAAAATTACTTGAAAGAGATGTATGAGATAGAGGAAATTAAGGGCAGTGCTAAAGTTTCAGAACTAATTTCTATTTTCAATATTTCCCCCGGAACAATAAGCAAAGCACTAAACAAATTAGAAAAATTAGGATTAATAGAAAGAACTAGCGATCGAAAAATAAAGTTAACTGAAGAGGGAAAGAGAATTGCAGAAAGATTAATTAGGTCTCATAGACTTAGCGAACGTTTGTTAACAGATATAATTGGACTTGATTGGATAAGAGCTCACGAGTTAGCTCATAGGCTAGAACACATTTGGCCAGATGATATATTGGAGAAAATAGATAAATTGCTTGGTTATCCTGCAACTTGTCCTCATGGCCATCCTATAGGAAATAGGAAAAAAGTAAATGGAAAGAAATTATCTGAAATAAATATTACTGGTAAATATAAGGTTGTGATGATTGTAAGGGAGGAAGAATGGGTTTTAAGAGAAGCCACACGACTGGGATTAAAACCCGGCACAGTACTTGAAGTTATTGAAAATAATGGCACTGATATAAAAATCAAAGTAGGAGAGAGAATAGAGGAAGTTAGTAAAGTACTTGGTGATCAGGTGTTGGTGGTTGGATGA
- a CDS encoding class I SAM-dependent methyltransferase: MIFSCPIDGSDVNEKLECEKGHRFNVIEDQIYDFLLKDIEVDKLLARVIPVYESVWAPLGLLFTSGKTYASFLRAIGGFINGDLVVDVGTGTGKIFDFLNCKTCIGIDVSLRFLTYMKRKRPKVIAVRADANNLPLKSGIADGISSTLVLHMLSNPSFAIREMSRVLKSNGKCSIAVLANVNSLIAKILSRWWKVNLRHYDYYINLLQENSLKVVERKELGPWEVINCIKIS; encoded by the coding sequence GTGATATTCTCTTGTCCTATTGATGGAAGTGATGTAAACGAGAAGTTAGAGTGCGAAAAGGGTCATAGATTTAATGTAATCGAAGATCAGATTTACGATTTCTTGTTAAAGGATATTGAGGTTGATAAATTATTAGCAAGAGTAATCCCAGTTTACGAAAGTGTATGGGCTCCATTAGGGTTACTATTCACTTCTGGTAAAACTTATGCGTCTTTTCTCAGAGCAATTGGAGGGTTTATAAATGGGGATTTAGTAGTTGATGTGGGAACTGGTACAGGTAAGATTTTTGATTTTCTGAATTGTAAGACTTGTATTGGTATTGACGTATCTTTAAGGTTTTTAACATATATGAAGAGAAAGAGACCTAAAGTGATAGCAGTAAGGGCTGATGCTAACAATCTACCTCTCAAATCCGGAATTGCTGATGGGATTTCTTCTACATTAGTTTTACACATGTTATCTAATCCATCTTTTGCCATAAGGGAAATGTCTAGAGTACTGAAATCTAATGGAAAATGTAGTATCGCGGTTTTAGCTAATGTGAATTCATTAATAGCTAAGATACTATCCAGATGGTGGAAAGTAAATTTAAGACATTACGATTACTACATTAATTTACTTCAAGAGAACTCCTTAAAAGTAGTTGAAAGGAAAGAATTAGGACCTTGGGAGGTAATAAATTGTATTAAGATCTCATAA
- a CDS encoding molybdopterin molybdotransferase MoeA, whose amino-acid sequence MALIPVEEARKIINNTNFEVKKREKDVDIFQALGKIVTEDVLAIKSIPERSLSAMDGYAIKYEDYLKYGKLRVVGKLYPNTLNIPELKEGETYYVTTGSPLPTNTDSVVPIENSKLEGEYVIFKGEVKKGKNIREEGEDIYAGQVIIRKGTEVTPYHLGILLQQQIFHINVSDLRFAIFANGDEIASFENPEKNKVIDSISPILIKILEKFGSVKYMGVAKDDLNDVIGKIEKSLEISDVIISIGGSSVGEKDYVKRAINKLGEMLFDGVTVNIIKRGSVGRIQGKPILVLPGQVVSAITAFHEFGLSVLSNILSANLKRFVKSTLVEDIYVNHSMDSIYLFDVKGNSAFPLRWGVGLYSELSKANGFTILKRSVTYKKGEEVELQLFI is encoded by the coding sequence GTGGCACTAATCCCAGTTGAAGAAGCTAGAAAAATAATTAACAATACAAATTTCGAGGTAAAGAAGAGAGAAAAGGATGTGGATATATTTCAAGCATTAGGTAAAATAGTAACAGAGGATGTGCTTGCAATAAAAAGTATACCGGAAAGATCGTTATCAGCAATGGATGGATACGCTATCAAATATGAGGACTATCTAAAATATGGAAAGTTGAGAGTAGTAGGGAAGCTCTATCCAAATACATTGAACATTCCAGAATTAAAAGAGGGGGAAACTTATTACGTAACTACTGGTTCACCATTACCAACAAATACGGATAGTGTAGTGCCTATTGAAAATTCTAAACTTGAGGGAGAGTATGTTATATTTAAAGGAGAGGTAAAAAAAGGTAAGAACATAAGGGAAGAGGGAGAAGATATTTACGCAGGGCAAGTAATAATACGAAAAGGTACTGAAGTGACTCCTTATCATTTGGGAATTCTATTACAACAACAAATTTTTCATATTAATGTTTCAGATTTAAGGTTTGCAATTTTTGCTAACGGAGATGAAATAGCCAGCTTTGAAAATCCAGAGAAGAATAAGGTTATAGATTCCATCTCGCCAATACTAATTAAGATTCTCGAGAAATTCGGTAGTGTAAAATATATGGGAGTAGCGAAGGACGATTTAAATGATGTAATCGGAAAAATTGAAAAGTCTTTAGAAATTTCTGATGTAATAATATCTATAGGGGGATCTTCAGTGGGTGAAAAAGATTACGTAAAGAGAGCTATAAATAAGCTGGGAGAGATGCTATTTGATGGTGTAACTGTAAACATAATCAAAAGAGGTAGTGTAGGCAGGATTCAAGGAAAACCAATATTGGTATTACCGGGACAAGTAGTTTCTGCTATAACTGCATTTCATGAATTTGGACTCTCAGTATTGTCTAATATATTAAGTGCTAATCTAAAGAGGTTTGTAAAAAGTACTCTCGTAGAGGATATCTATGTAAATCATTCCATGGATTCAATATACTTATTTGACGTTAAAGGAAACTCTGCATTTCCGCTTAGATGGGGTGTAGGTTTGTATAGCGAGTTATCCAAAGCTAATGGATTCACAATTCTCAAGAGGAGTGTAACTTATAAGAAAGGGGAAGAAGTTGAGCTACAACTATTCATATGA